In one Bacillus sp. PK3_68 genomic region, the following are encoded:
- a CDS encoding HAD family hydrolase, with amino-acid sequence MIFASDLDRTLIYSNRFFDATKPDMPIRNVEIYKGKEISFMTEKAIDLLRELSEQMMFLPVTTRTVDQYKRISLFQEEIRPKYAVTCNGGVILENGQVDRDWQGYMEAKINQNSTPLEEVKKKISQTADSVWLESIRVVDHFFIYLIIKPELAPAEVMNEYAEWAAECGWIFSLQGRKVYFIPSFVNKWDAVQYLSEKEGKKQVFTAGDSYLDLCLIEKSGCGLIPRHGEAAAKHGHLGLTKASGILAAEEILEAALAKRLEAVSKSY; translated from the coding sequence GTGATTTTTGCGAGTGATTTAGATCGGACCCTGATTTACTCAAACAGGTTTTTTGACGCAACTAAGCCAGACATGCCTATCCGCAATGTTGAAATATATAAGGGCAAAGAAATTTCATTTATGACTGAAAAGGCGATCGACCTTTTGCGGGAGCTGTCAGAACAGATGATGTTTCTTCCGGTGACAACGCGAACCGTGGACCAATACAAGCGGATTTCGCTATTTCAGGAAGAAATCCGACCGAAATATGCAGTGACATGCAATGGCGGCGTGATTCTTGAAAATGGGCAAGTGGACCGTGATTGGCAGGGCTATATGGAAGCGAAAATTAATCAAAACTCTACGCCTTTAGAGGAAGTAAAAAAGAAAATTAGCCAAACGGCAGATTCCGTCTGGCTGGAATCTATCCGGGTAGTAGATCACTTTTTCATTTATTTAATTATTAAACCGGAGCTTGCTCCAGCAGAAGTGATGAATGAGTATGCGGAGTGGGCAGCTGAATGTGGCTGGATCTTTTCTCTTCAAGGAAGAAAAGTATATTTTATCCCTAGCTTTGTCAACAAATGGGATGCTGTTCAATACCTTTCTGAGAAAGAGGGAAAGAAACAAGTCTTTACGGCGGGAGATTCTTATCTGGATCTATGTTTAATTGAGAAATCCGGCTGCGGGTTGATTCCGCGCCATGGTGAGGCAGCAGCCAAGCACGGGCATTTAGGACTGACGAAGGCATCCGGCATTTTGGCGGCAGAAGAAATATTAGAGGCGGCGCTGGCAAAGAGGCTGGAAGCCGTTTCTAAATCCTATTAA
- a CDS encoding cysteine protease StiP family protein has protein sequence MIENARQTVTGSYSVEDVIFLLKDLSEAALEKDTKEREWAIQQGVHYSEMLPVEYQPSEEYLQLFHESLEIYKQKVATAAGVVSELIIDEKGRDIVFVSLARAGTPIGILMKRYVKEAYGWTVPHYSVSIIRGRGIDENALLYLLEQHPGKRLVFVDGWTGKGAISKELTRSARLFKEKYGVTLDDELAVLADPGHCSSLFGTREDFLIPSACLNSTVSGLVSRTVLNDHWIKAGDFHGAKVYRELADKDLSNYYIDIIAGEFAAVLPLVKQAKADLQKANRTPTWEGLRSIEAIQKEFGIKDINLIKPGAGETTRVLLRRVPWKILVKDKEDIRLKHIFQLAKERNVPVEEYKQMSYTCCGLIKPMEENK, from the coding sequence ATGATAGAGAATGCCAGACAAACGGTTACCGGCAGCTATTCTGTGGAAGATGTGATTTTTTTGTTAAAAGACTTGTCTGAAGCAGCTTTAGAAAAGGATACCAAGGAAAGGGAATGGGCCATTCAGCAAGGGGTGCATTATTCTGAAATGCTGCCAGTAGAGTATCAGCCGTCAGAAGAATATTTACAGCTATTTCATGAATCCCTTGAGATTTATAAGCAAAAGGTAGCGACTGCTGCTGGCGTAGTTTCTGAGTTAATTATCGATGAAAAAGGCCGGGATATAGTGTTTGTTTCTCTCGCTAGAGCAGGTACGCCTATCGGCATTTTAATGAAACGGTATGTAAAAGAAGCTTATGGGTGGACAGTGCCTCATTATAGTGTGTCTATTATTCGTGGGCGGGGAATTGATGAGAATGCTCTTTTATACTTACTGGAGCAGCACCCGGGCAAGCGCCTTGTATTTGTCGATGGCTGGACAGGAAAAGGAGCCATCTCCAAGGAGTTAACGCGTTCCGCACGCTTATTTAAAGAAAAGTATGGCGTTACACTGGATGATGAGCTCGCTGTGCTGGCTGATCCCGGCCATTGCTCTTCTTTGTTCGGTACGAGAGAGGATTTTCTTATTCCAAGCGCCTGTCTTAATTCTACTGTATCAGGGCTTGTCAGCCGGACGGTCTTAAATGATCATTGGATAAAGGCCGGTGACTTCCACGGGGCGAAAGTATATAGGGAGTTAGCAGATAAAGACTTGTCTAATTACTATATTGACATCATTGCGGGGGAGTTTGCGGCTGTTTTGCCGCTTGTTAAACAAGCAAAAGCAGACTTGCAAAAAGCAAATCGGACACCTACATGGGAAGGTCTCCGCTCCATTGAAGCGATTCAAAAAGAATTTGGCATCAAAGATATTAATCTGATTAAGCCAGGTGCAGGAGAAACGACCAGAGTTCTCCTCCGTCGTGTCCCTTGGAAAATACTGGTGAAAGACAAAGAGGATATTCGGCTAAAACATATTTTTCAATTAGCAAAAGAAAGAAATGTCCCTGTGGAGGAATATAAACAAATGTCTTATACATGCTGTGGATTAATTAAGCCAATGGAGGAGAACAAGTGA